From one Candidatus Methanoplasma termitum genomic stretch:
- the amrB gene encoding AmmeMemoRadiSam system protein B, with the protein MRPPAMAGRFYPAKKDDLLANIRDCFNHPIGPGLPKRIGSDRMISAAIAPHAGYMASGMNAAHTYKRIAEDGLPDAYIVIGPDHVGVPFEAVMCDEDFMTPLGPCKIHEEIAAKLKRTIPCNCGAHRYEHSIEVQIPFLQFIDKDPKIVPIIMGDQSKSTAERLAHAIKEACKGRDVIVIASSDMSHYIPKEDAERLNTMVLRKIEEMDVDGMYSVIESKKISVCGFGPMATAIFESEPSRVEILKYSDSWDSLRYDVMSVVGYLSAVMCR; encoded by the coding sequence ATGAGACCTCCGGCCATGGCGGGCAGGTTCTATCCCGCGAAAAAGGATGATCTGCTGGCGAACATCAGAGACTGTTTCAACCATCCTATCGGCCCCGGGCTCCCTAAGCGCATCGGAAGCGATAGGATGATATCTGCTGCGATCGCTCCACACGCAGGATATATGGCATCGGGGATGAATGCCGCCCACACATACAAAAGAATAGCCGAGGACGGACTTCCCGATGCCTACATCGTGATCGGCCCCGACCACGTCGGGGTACCGTTCGAAGCCGTCATGTGCGACGAGGATTTCATGACCCCTCTGGGGCCGTGTAAGATACATGAAGAGATCGCAGCCAAGCTTAAGAGAACGATACCGTGCAACTGCGGCGCGCACCGATATGAGCACTCCATCGAGGTTCAGATACCGTTCCTGCAATTCATCGACAAGGACCCCAAGATCGTACCGATAATAATGGGCGATCAAAGTAAATCTACCGCAGAGAGACTGGCACATGCGATTAAAGAAGCATGCAAGGGAAGAGATGTGATAGTTATAGCGTCCAGCGACATGTCCCACTATATTCCCAAAGAAGATGCGGAGAGACTGAATACCATGGTCTTGAGAAAGATCGAAGAAATGGATGTTGACGGAATGTATTCGGTCATAGAAAGCAAGAAGATATCCGTGTGCGGATTCGGCCCGATGGCGACAGCAATATTCGAGTCTGAACCGTCAAGGGTAGAGATCTTGAAATACTCTGACTCATGGGACTCTCTGAGATATGACGTCATGTCGGTAGTAGGATATCTGTCGGCCGTTATGTGCAGGTAA
- the rpsB gene encoding 30S ribosomal protein S2 has protein sequence MSEEENVTVNDDLLVAEDLYLTSGVHIGTQQKSADMKDFIYKVRQDGLYVLDVKKTDDRIRATASFLAKYDPKRILVVSARQYGQRPAREFSKAIGAPAFAGRFVPGTLTNPSNDGFIEPEILMVTDPAADKQALNEALNLGIPIIALCDANNETRNVDLVLPTNNKGRRALACIYWLLTREVLFARGDIKDRADFQMEIEDFEAKL, from the coding sequence ATGAGCGAAGAGGAGAATGTAACCGTTAACGACGACCTGCTTGTCGCAGAGGACCTGTATCTTACATCTGGTGTACACATCGGTACCCAGCAGAAAAGTGCAGACATGAAGGACTTCATCTATAAGGTCAGGCAGGACGGTCTGTATGTACTGGATGTCAAGAAGACCGACGATAGGATAAGGGCTACCGCAAGTTTCCTTGCAAAGTACGATCCGAAGAGGATCCTAGTCGTTTCCGCAAGACAGTATGGTCAGAGACCCGCAAGGGAGTTCTCCAAAGCAATAGGCGCACCCGCATTTGCAGGGCGTTTCGTTCCGGGTACACTCACGAACCCCTCCAACGATGGGTTCATCGAGCCGGAGATACTGATGGTCACAGACCCCGCAGCCGACAAACAGGCACTTAACGAAGCACTCAACCTCGGCATACCGATAATCGCACTCTGCGATGCCAACAATGAGACCAGGAACGTCGATCTTGTTCTTCCCACAAACAACAAAGGAAGAAGGGCGCTTGCCTGCATTTACTGGCTCCTCACAAGAGAGGTTCTTTTCGCAAGGGGCGATATAAAGGACCGCGCCGACTTCCAGATGGAGATCGAGGACTTCGAAGCCAAGCTCTGA
- a CDS encoding DNA-directed RNA polymerase subunit K: MIYTRFEKARIIGARALQISYGAPVLVDYPEDMLDPIDIAMLEYEKDLIPITVIRN; this comes from the coding sequence ATGATATACACAAGGTTCGAGAAAGCAAGGATCATAGGTGCAAGGGCGCTTCAGATATCGTATGGTGCTCCTGTCCTCGTTGATTATCCCGAGGATATGCTGGACCCAATAGACATCGCCATGCTCGAGTATGAGAAGGACCTCATACCGATCACAGTAATCAGAAATTAA
- a CDS encoding membrane protein insertase YidC — MKSEKMDMKQIQAETEKFRAEMMAIQSKYIANPTPENLVKMQQEMMAVQQKMANLTAQYIAVAEGAEVRPESFDFDADEGDEELEQFIKDHPVPADKAKYLPIGAMLLCTNYEPYQVFAMTGEKSDWKDAMKEAWGIKNAKDGREMLASLLDGRHESVLG, encoded by the coding sequence ATGAAGAGTGAAAAAATGGATATGAAACAGATACAGGCCGAAACAGAGAAGTTCCGGGCAGAGATGATGGCGATACAGTCAAAGTACATTGCCAACCCGACGCCTGAGAACCTTGTGAAAATGCAGCAGGAAATGATGGCTGTCCAACAAAAGATGGCAAATCTTACCGCACAATACATTGCGGTGGCAGAAGGTGCGGAGGTACGCCCGGAGTCATTTGACTTTGATGCGGATGAGGGTGACGAAGAGCTCGAACAATTCATCAAAGATCACCCGGTGCCCGCAGACAAGGCCAAGTATCTGCCGATCGGGGCAATGCTCCTCTGCACCAACTACGAGCCGTACCAGGTCTTTGCCATGACCGGCGAGAAGAGCGACTGGAAGGATGCGATGAAAGAAGCTTGGGGGATCAAAAATGCCAAAGACGGAAGAGAAATGCTGGCATCTCTTCTTGACGGCAGGCATGAGTCCGTTTTGGGATAG
- a CDS encoding DUF1266 domain-containing protein, translated as MVEAAGEYLPTLAPYIGKCKTLIAWDLDRAGYLARIFVHLGWIDEKESFDWIAKVAAKIKASGFTKWEEYFASILVGRAIHMGFDPEVIAAVYEILVENKEFMKSHPFSAL; from the coding sequence TTGGTCGAGGCCGCGGGCGAATATCTTCCGACACTTGCCCCTTACATAGGGAAATGCAAAACTCTGATAGCATGGGATCTCGACAGAGCCGGATATCTTGCAAGGATATTCGTTCACTTAGGGTGGATAGACGAAAAAGAATCCTTTGACTGGATCGCAAAGGTCGCAGCAAAGATCAAAGCTTCCGGTTTTACCAAGTGGGAAGAATACTTTGCCTCGATCCTTGTCGGACGTGCGATACATATGGGCTTCGATCCGGAAGTGATCGCCGCTGTTTACGAGATACTCGTTGAGAATAAAGAATTCATGAAAAGCCATCCGTTCTCGGCTTTGTGA
- a CDS encoding DUF2240 family protein, with amino-acid sequence MPDELETCLAAIFLNKGKDVLTTKEFTMYASLDLRWMPNRDAETLMNILVEKGLMSKTNEYLRPAIDTSSVNVPVAYRPSDNLLKMLKEHTPKQQPAKKKDVSSDLLTKLIQKALESGMEKGAFVSECNKVSKRIDVSTEVAALMILREKGVDISPFIDDARSSVLIR; translated from the coding sequence ATGCCCGATGAGCTTGAGACCTGCCTCGCCGCGATATTCCTTAACAAGGGCAAGGATGTCCTCACGACCAAAGAGTTCACAATGTATGCTTCGCTTGACCTGAGGTGGATGCCCAACCGAGACGCTGAAACCCTCATGAATATCCTGGTCGAAAAGGGCCTCATGAGTAAAACAAACGAGTATCTCAGGCCCGCCATAGACACTTCTTCCGTTAATGTGCCAGTCGCTTATAGGCCGTCAGACAATCTCCTGAAGATGCTGAAGGAACATACTCCCAAGCAGCAACCGGCCAAGAAAAAAGATGTTTCCTCCGACCTGCTAACGAAGCTCATCCAAAAAGCACTGGAATCGGGGATGGAAAAGGGGGCATTCGTTTCCGAGTGCAATAAGGTCAGCAAGAGGATCGATGTAAGTACAGAGGTCGCAGCACTGATGATCTTGCGTGAGAAAGGCGTTGATATCTCGCCCTTTATAGATGACGCACGATCATCCGTCCTTATCAGATGA
- a CDS encoding multiprotein bridging factor aMBF1, with amino-acid sequence MCAMICEMCGKEVPVTKPMMVEGTKLNLCQNCAKFGDEYKQTNSPSGSSAAPVSKTVIDERLQRRERRMQTKDIYSTTTRELIDDYGPTIRKARESKGMDLDEFAKSIFERRSILARIEANELVPDDKMIAKLEKALNIILKEDVQSGGAVGKGNQKSDGMTLSNFIKKE; translated from the coding sequence ATGTGTGCGATGATTTGTGAAATGTGCGGGAAAGAAGTTCCCGTTACCAAACCAATGATGGTCGAAGGCACCAAACTGAACCTGTGCCAGAATTGTGCCAAGTTCGGGGATGAATACAAGCAGACGAATTCTCCTTCTGGCTCATCCGCTGCCCCGGTCTCAAAGACAGTGATAGACGAAAGGCTTCAAAGAAGAGAAAGGAGGATGCAGACCAAGGATATCTATTCAACGACCACCAGGGAGCTGATAGATGACTACGGCCCCACGATAAGGAAAGCCAGAGAATCGAAAGGGATGGATCTGGACGAGTTCGCTAAATCAATCTTCGAAAGGAGGAGCATCCTTGCCAGGATCGAAGCGAATGAACTTGTCCCGGATGACAAGATGATCGCAAAGCTGGAAAAGGCGCTGAACATCATCCTCAAAGAGGATGTTCAGTCGGGCGGCGCAGTCGGAAAAGGCAACCAGAAGTCCGACGGCATGACACTAAGCAATTTCATTAAGAAAGAATGA
- a CDS encoding proteasome-activating nucleotidase — protein MEDTLEELKAKIITLEERNIRLMEDLQTAENDKRYSEGELFRLQKDHSRIRAELERLKSPPLIIGSLRDVLPDNRVVVKSSTGPDFVVSVSEYIPPEDLVAGARVTLNKQTLAVMNVLPLPLDPVVTGAEIVEKPDISYEDIGGLAKQMLELREAVEDPLLRPELYAKVGIEPPKGVLLVGPPGTGKTLMAKAVANATNATFIRFVGSELVQKYIGEGARLVRELFELAREKAPSIIFIDELDSVGAKRMDVATSGDREVQRTLMQLLAELDGFTPTSDVKIIGATNRPDILDDALLRPGRFDRIIEIGLPDVEGRTQIFKIHMSHMSIDKAINPRKLAEVTDTASGAEIKSICTEAGMLAIRDGRDTVTERDFFQAKEKVMEAGRNKIKSAPTHMFG, from the coding sequence ATGGAAGATACTTTAGAAGAACTGAAGGCGAAAATCATCACCCTTGAAGAGAGGAACATCAGATTAATGGAAGATCTTCAGACCGCCGAGAATGACAAACGCTACTCGGAGGGAGAACTATTTAGATTACAGAAGGACCACAGCAGGATAAGGGCCGAGCTGGAGAGGCTGAAGAGTCCTCCGCTGATAATAGGCTCGCTGCGCGATGTCCTTCCGGACAACCGCGTCGTAGTAAAGAGTTCGACCGGGCCGGACTTTGTTGTCTCCGTGTCGGAGTACATACCTCCGGAGGACCTCGTAGCGGGTGCGAGGGTCACTTTGAACAAACAGACGCTCGCTGTAATGAACGTGCTGCCTCTGCCCCTCGACCCGGTGGTTACAGGAGCAGAGATCGTAGAGAAGCCTGACATCTCATACGAAGACATCGGCGGTCTCGCCAAGCAGATGCTTGAGCTGCGCGAAGCCGTAGAAGATCCGCTTCTGAGACCGGAGCTGTATGCCAAGGTCGGTATCGAGCCCCCCAAGGGCGTCCTGCTCGTCGGTCCCCCGGGGACCGGCAAGACCCTTATGGCAAAAGCGGTGGCGAACGCTACGAATGCAACGTTCATAAGGTTCGTCGGATCGGAGTTGGTCCAGAAGTATATCGGAGAGGGAGCCAGACTTGTAAGGGAACTGTTCGAACTTGCGAGAGAGAAGGCTCCCAGCATAATATTCATAGATGAGCTTGATTCGGTCGGCGCCAAAAGGATGGATGTCGCAACATCAGGCGACAGGGAAGTTCAGAGAACACTGATGCAGCTTCTCGCCGAGCTGGACGGATTCACCCCCACCAGCGACGTAAAGATCATCGGCGCGACGAACAGACCCGACATACTTGACGATGCGCTCCTCAGACCCGGAAGGTTCGACCGTATCATCGAGATCGGTCTTCCGGATGTTGAGGGGAGGACACAGATATTCAAGATCCACATGTCCCACATGAGCATAGATAAGGCCATCAACCCCAGAAAGCTGGCGGAGGTGACCGACACAGCCTCCGGAGCGGAGATCAAGAGTATCTGCACCGAGGCCGGAATGCTTGCCATACGCGACGGCAGGGACACGGTCACCGAGAGAGACTTTTTCCAGGCAAAGGAGAAGGTCATGGAAGCGGGAAGGAACAAGATCAAAAGTGCTCCGACCCATATGTTCGGATAA
- a CDS encoding ATP/GTP-binding protein, with protein MRNIYFVGTAGSGKSTMVGAFKQWLDDNGIDAIIINLDPGADRLAYEADIDIREWISLSEVMDEYNLGPNGAQVVAADLMAMNIHKLISVLNEYKTKYVLIDTPGQLELFAFRESSKMIVEALGKERSMLAYLSDPMLCRSPNGFVSSMMLSALVQFRLQLPMMNLLSKIDTMSEEESQRMIDWFENPDALYGDFLDEDSDPQTVVGMELFKALENTGIFGEIRGVSAEADIGLEEIYASAQLAFFGGEDADSD; from the coding sequence ATGAGGAATATCTACTTCGTCGGCACGGCAGGGAGCGGAAAGAGTACGATGGTGGGGGCGTTCAAACAATGGCTCGATGATAACGGCATCGATGCAATAATCATAAATCTGGATCCCGGAGCCGACAGACTGGCTTACGAAGCCGATATCGACATAAGAGAGTGGATATCCCTGTCAGAGGTGATGGACGAGTACAATCTCGGACCGAATGGTGCGCAGGTCGTTGCCGCAGACCTTATGGCAATGAACATACACAAGTTGATCTCTGTCCTCAACGAATACAAAACGAAGTACGTCCTTATCGACACTCCCGGGCAGCTTGAGTTATTCGCATTCAGAGAGTCCTCAAAGATGATCGTTGAGGCGCTGGGTAAAGAGAGGTCCATGTTGGCATACCTTTCAGATCCGATGCTTTGCAGAAGCCCGAACGGGTTTGTGTCATCAATGATGCTTTCTGCGCTGGTACAGTTCAGGCTGCAGCTTCCGATGATGAATCTTCTGTCGAAGATCGATACCATGTCAGAGGAAGAGAGTCAGAGGATGATAGATTGGTTCGAGAATCCGGATGCGCTTTACGGCGATTTTTTGGATGAGGACTCAGATCCGCAAACAGTTGTGGGGATGGAGCTTTTCAAAGCACTTGAGAACACCGGGATCTTCGGAGAAATAAGAGGAGTATCCGCCGAAGCAGACATTGGATTAGAAGAAATATACGCATCCGCACAGCTTGCATTCTTCGGCGGAGAGGATGCGGATAGTGATTAA
- a CDS encoding DUF998 domain-containing protein — translation MKVSKDRSIAFAWFGFIGVAAFIIAWICADSIDTAWQFGVNNLSDLGVSDTDAKLYFNYGCIIAGILLAIMGVGRVAYAKNAGHIAGGVLIVFGSVAFALVGWFTADDGDLHKFIATCAALFIFLAMIAVAAGNWAADRKIFAGVSIIIVFLLAAMFFAYDTAGLEAYGIILAGIWFITESVNMIVSSRKG, via the coding sequence ATGAAAGTTTCAAAAGACCGCAGCATCGCATTCGCCTGGTTCGGGTTTATCGGAGTTGCGGCGTTCATTATCGCATGGATCTGCGCAGACTCTATCGATACTGCCTGGCAATTCGGCGTCAATAATCTCTCGGATCTTGGCGTCTCAGACACGGACGCTAAACTCTACTTCAACTATGGCTGCATTATCGCAGGAATACTTCTCGCAATAATGGGCGTAGGGCGCGTGGCATACGCAAAGAATGCCGGGCACATCGCCGGCGGAGTCCTAATCGTATTCGGGAGCGTTGCGTTTGCCCTGGTGGGTTGGTTCACAGCCGATGACGGGGACTTACACAAATTCATTGCAACATGTGCAGCGTTGTTTATCTTCTTGGCGATGATCGCCGTTGCAGCAGGGAACTGGGCGGCGGATCGCAAGATCTTCGCCGGAGTGAGCATCATCATCGTCTTTTTATTGGCGGCGATGTTCTTTGCATACGATACTGCCGGCCTTGAAGCATACGGCATTATCCTGGCGGGGATATGGTTCATCACGGAAAGTGTGAATATGATTGTTTCCAGCAGGAAGGGTTGA
- a CDS encoding DUF120 domain-containing protein: MDSKYSFALRRIALLGGIDDYVVLSSRELGEALEMSQQSASKRILELLDEKLIIRDLGARRQRIKLTPKGVEELKQEYSEYRRIFEINDQITLRGVIADGIGEGKYYMCQIGYSNQFEEKLGFKPYEGTLNVKVDREDVSKIDIIRSAPGETIQGFTQEGRTFGSAVAHKAKIKSIDCAIIIPERTHHDNTVEIVCQYHLRRTLGIGNGDRVEIKVKI; encoded by the coding sequence GTGGACTCGAAGTATTCATTCGCACTTAGACGAATCGCATTACTGGGGGGCATTGATGATTATGTAGTGTTATCGTCAAGAGAGCTCGGCGAAGCTCTGGAGATGAGTCAGCAATCTGCTTCAAAGAGGATCTTGGAGTTATTGGATGAGAAACTCATCATAAGGGATCTCGGCGCAAGGAGACAGCGTATAAAACTTACTCCGAAAGGAGTGGAAGAACTGAAACAAGAATACAGCGAATACAGAAGGATCTTCGAGATTAACGACCAAATAACTCTGCGCGGCGTCATCGCAGACGGCATAGGTGAAGGGAAATACTACATGTGCCAGATAGGATACTCCAACCAGTTCGAAGAAAAACTCGGGTTCAAGCCCTACGAAGGGACCCTGAATGTCAAGGTCGACAGGGAGGACGTAAGTAAGATAGATATCATCCGAAGCGCACCCGGAGAGACGATACAGGGATTCACACAAGAGGGCAGGACCTTCGGAAGCGCCGTCGCACATAAGGCAAAGATCAAAAGCATAGATTGTGCCATAATCATTCCCGAGAGGACACATCATGACAACACCGTTGAGATCGTCTGCCAGTACCACCTAAGAAGGACCCTTGGAATAGGGAACGGCGACCGCGTCGAGATCAAAGTAAAGATCTGA
- the purQ gene encoding phosphoribosylformylglycinamidine synthase subunit PurQ, translating into MVDHGGVQVRPKEVKVCVLRIEGTNCEDEMAYAFRAVGAQAELVHLKQLTGAVPGEKRRNLEEYDVLALPGGFSAGDYVRAGAIFAARMKSAIGTDITRFVEDGRPVLGVCNGFQVLVELGLLPAFDETMSKTATAALYTNNSGRFECRPTILRNDNRGKCIFTSSIAKGKILMIPSAHAEGNLMSLDPDFIQKLEDNDQVVFRYVKEDGSKAEYPWNPNGSRSDIAGICNPAGNVMGMMPHPERVITRYTHADWTRNRPSADGDGLPIFRSVIEKLK; encoded by the coding sequence ATGGTCGATCATGGGGGGGTCCAAGTGAGACCGAAAGAAGTCAAGGTGTGCGTCCTTAGGATAGAAGGTACGAACTGCGAGGATGAGATGGCATATGCTTTCCGTGCGGTCGGAGCGCAGGCGGAACTGGTACACCTTAAACAACTGACAGGAGCAGTGCCGGGAGAAAAGAGAAGAAACCTGGAGGAGTATGATGTTCTGGCACTTCCGGGAGGTTTCTCTGCGGGAGATTACGTTCGTGCGGGAGCAATATTCGCCGCGAGGATGAAGAGTGCGATAGGCACGGACATAACGAGGTTTGTCGAAGACGGGAGGCCGGTCTTGGGAGTATGCAACGGCTTCCAAGTGCTCGTGGAATTGGGATTGCTTCCGGCGTTCGATGAGACAATGTCCAAAACAGCAACGGCCGCGCTATATACGAATAACTCAGGGAGGTTTGAATGCAGGCCGACGATCCTCAGGAACGATAACAGAGGAAAATGCATATTCACCTCATCAATAGCAAAAGGAAAGATCCTGATGATACCTTCGGCGCACGCAGAGGGCAATCTTATGAGCCTGGATCCGGATTTCATACAAAAACTGGAAGACAACGATCAGGTAGTGTTCAGATATGTCAAAGAGGACGGAAGCAAGGCAGAATATCCGTGGAACCCGAACGGCTCAAGATCGGACATAGCAGGAATATGCAATCCGGCAGGAAACGTGATGGGTATGATGCCGCATCCGGAAAGGGTCATTACAAGATACACTCATGCCGATTGGACAAGGAACCGTCCGTCCGCAGACGGTGACGGTCTACCTATATTCAGGTCCGTAATAGAGAAGTTAAAGTGA
- the purL gene encoding phosphoribosylformylglycinamidine synthase subunit PurL, with translation MSEKGFAVKRKVPFELHDIDILSSNDRGLKKISEDMSLGLSVDEMKTIKDYFKKEGRNPTDVEMQALGQAWSEHCCYKSSKKILKQFVFGIDREDVLSRGDAGVMVFDDEHGYALRVESHNHPSAIEPYGGAATGIGGILRDVVCMGAQPIGLADPLCFGPIDKEIDVPPGVKQPRYLLGGVVSGIRDYGNRCGIPTVTGGMFFDERYTGNCLVNVGCFGIVRKKDLARNYAGGRGEVMILIGGRTGRDGIHGVNFASQDLTTTSGEDSRGAVQLGDPITKEPVIHACLEVNGKHLITGMKDLGGGGLSCVVGEMALAGGCGADVDLEKVPLKETGLAPWEIWVSESQERMMCTCKPENVEKILEIFDMWDVLATPIAKTTDSSRMRLFWKGEKIFEMDLEFLTGGPQYDRPFIMPKVSTKKDEVFPKLPNGNEVLLALLSDPNVASKEWAIRQYDHEVRGATAVHPMVGKLNMTGPGDAAILLPVSGSMKGLAVATGCNPWFTAQDPYRGGMAGIDEACRNIVAVGAKPNAFTDCLNFGNPERPERLGELREAVRGIGDIARGLNIPIPSGNVSLYNEGSGGIGILPTPMIVGCGLIDDARKAVTADLKKNGSKIFLIGKTKDEMGGSLLFRKFRGRSGDVPDVDVASLKRSMERLLKAMEGGLVLSCHDCSDGGMAVSIAEMCISGDMGAEVNLPSGGMDIERTLYSESNSRWLVEVDGKDVTAFRKILKDDATEIGTAGGRNLRIMKVSSSAKGLADNVAAKDTQINVTVEELRKAWNDPIWSIMGGSK, from the coding sequence ATGTCAGAAAAAGGGTTCGCAGTAAAAAGAAAGGTCCCATTCGAGTTGCATGACATCGATATTCTTTCATCAAACGACAGGGGCCTGAAGAAGATATCGGAGGACATGAGCCTTGGACTGTCAGTAGATGAGATGAAAACGATCAAAGATTACTTCAAGAAAGAAGGAAGGAACCCAACCGATGTTGAAATGCAAGCGCTGGGACAGGCGTGGAGCGAACACTGCTGTTATAAAAGTTCGAAGAAAATATTGAAACAGTTCGTTTTCGGGATAGACCGCGAGGATGTGCTTTCCCGGGGGGATGCGGGGGTCATGGTATTCGATGATGAGCACGGATATGCCCTCAGAGTAGAGAGCCACAATCATCCGTCGGCCATAGAGCCATACGGGGGAGCCGCGACCGGGATAGGAGGGATACTCAGAGATGTCGTCTGCATGGGGGCTCAGCCGATCGGTCTTGCGGACCCGTTGTGCTTCGGCCCTATTGACAAAGAGATAGACGTACCGCCAGGAGTGAAGCAGCCCAGATATCTGCTCGGCGGAGTAGTGTCCGGGATAAGGGATTATGGGAACAGATGCGGCATCCCGACTGTAACGGGCGGGATGTTCTTTGATGAGAGATATACCGGGAACTGTCTTGTAAACGTCGGATGCTTCGGCATAGTGAGGAAGAAGGACCTGGCACGCAATTACGCAGGCGGCAGAGGAGAGGTAATGATCCTGATAGGCGGCCGCACCGGCAGGGACGGCATACACGGAGTGAACTTCGCATCACAGGACCTAACGACAACTTCAGGTGAGGATTCAAGGGGCGCCGTGCAACTCGGAGATCCTATAACAAAAGAGCCGGTCATACATGCCTGTTTGGAAGTGAACGGAAAACATCTGATAACCGGGATGAAAGACCTCGGCGGCGGAGGATTGAGCTGCGTGGTCGGTGAGATGGCGCTTGCGGGAGGATGCGGCGCGGATGTCGACCTGGAAAAAGTACCGCTTAAAGAAACGGGACTTGCTCCGTGGGAGATCTGGGTATCCGAATCTCAAGAGCGTATGATGTGTACCTGCAAGCCGGAGAACGTGGAAAAGATCCTGGAGATATTCGACATGTGGGATGTCTTGGCCACACCCATTGCAAAGACGACAGACTCCTCGCGCATGAGGCTGTTCTGGAAAGGGGAGAAGATATTCGAGATGGACCTTGAATTCCTTACAGGCGGACCGCAGTACGACCGGCCGTTCATCATGCCGAAAGTATCGACAAAAAAGGATGAAGTCTTCCCAAAGCTTCCGAACGGCAACGAAGTTCTCTTAGCTCTGCTGTCTGACCCGAATGTAGCATCCAAAGAATGGGCCATAAGACAATATGACCATGAAGTAAGAGGGGCAACGGCTGTACACCCTATGGTGGGGAAGCTTAACATGACCGGGCCCGGAGATGCGGCCATATTGCTGCCCGTAAGCGGAAGCATGAAGGGTCTGGCTGTCGCAACAGGATGCAACCCGTGGTTCACCGCTCAGGACCCATATAGGGGTGGTATGGCGGGGATAGATGAGGCCTGCCGCAACATAGTGGCAGTAGGCGCAAAGCCTAATGCATTCACCGACTGCCTCAATTTCGGCAATCCGGAGAGGCCGGAAAGGCTCGGGGAGCTCAGAGAGGCGGTAAGAGGCATCGGTGACATCGCAAGAGGACTCAATATACCGATACCGTCCGGAAACGTAAGTTTATACAACGAGGGGTCAGGGGGAATAGGGATACTCCCTACACCGATGATCGTCGGCTGCGGACTGATCGATGATGCAAGGAAAGCAGTCACCGCCGATCTAAAGAAAAATGGCAGCAAGATCTTCCTGATCGGTAAGACAAAGGATGAGATGGGCGGATCACTGCTGTTCCGTAAATTCAGAGGGAGATCCGGCGATGTGCCAGATGTAGATGTGGCTTCATTGAAAAGGTCAATGGAGAGGCTTTTGAAGGCAATGGAAGGCGGATTGGTGCTCAGCTGCCATGACTGTTCGGACGGAGGCATGGCAGTCTCGATCGCAGAGATGTGCATATCCGGAGACATGGGTGCCGAGGTGAATCTGCCATCGGGCGGCATGGATATCGAACGTACGCTTTATTCGGAAAGCAACTCCAGATGGCTGGTCGAGGTGGATGGTAAAGATGTTACCGCGTTCAGGAAGATATTGAAAGATGATGCGACCGAGATAGGGACCGCAGGCGGCAGGAACCTTCGCATCATGAAGGTCAGCAGCTCTGCCAAAGGGCTCGCTGATAATGTCGCCGCTAAGGATACACAGATCAATGTCACTGTAGAAGAGCTTAGAAAGGCCTGGAATGACCCGATATGGTCGATCATGGGGGGGTCCAAGTGA
- the purS gene encoding phosphoribosylformylglycinamidine synthase subunit PurS: MAVIDIRIDLKKGVADPEGSNTKKTLESLGFKGVIDVKAVKVFEVTLDMPAEEAKKCGEEMCRRLLANPVIQSFSVTVR, from the coding sequence ATGGCAGTGATCGATATCAGAATAGATCTCAAAAAGGGCGTTGCGGACCCGGAGGGAAGCAACACAAAGAAAACGCTCGAGTCCCTCGGATTCAAGGGAGTTATCGATGTTAAAGCGGTCAAGGTCTTCGAAGTGACCCTGGATATGCCCGCCGAAGAGGCAAAGAAATGCGGCGAGGAGATGTGCAGAAGGCTCCTGGCGAACCCGGTGATACAGAGTTTCAGCGTTACCGTGAGATGA